From a region of the Candida albicans SC5314 chromosome 1, complete sequence genome:
- a CDS encoding uncharacterized protein (Protein of unknown function; transcript upregulated by benomyl treatment) produces the protein MGEDHEFYGGIKSYDVHTYYGNEKEEKLAFALREKVLKDFAKEIENGEIRVYKFWEKPIGPHPIRMWELDFKDPEIFKVVVPYFQLNHGPLSVLIHPRTDQGDLKDHTEHALWLGHKVRLDTSLL, from the coding sequence ATGGGAGAAGATCACGAATTTTACGGTGGCATCAAGTCATATGATGTGCACACATACTATGGTAATGAGAAGGAAGAAAAGTTGGCTTTTGCTTTAAGGGAGAAAGTATTAAAAGATTTTGCCAAAGAAATTGAGAATGGAGAGATAAGAGTTTACAAGTTTTGGGAAAAACCAATTGGTCCACATCCAATTAGAATGTGGGAATTGGATTTCAAAGATCctgaaattttcaaagttgTTGTTCCTTATTTCCAGTTGAACCATGGACCATTATCTGTTTTAATTCATCCACGGACCGACCAGGGTGATCTCAAGGACCACACGGAACATGCCTTATGGTTAGGTCACAAAGTCCGTTTGGATACCAGCTTGCTTTGa